The proteins below are encoded in one region of Aeromonas jandaei:
- the yciA gene encoding acyl-CoA thioester hydrolase YciA, whose amino-acid sequence MMVDTKRHPDGELLLRTLAMPADTNPNGDIFGGWIMSQMDIGGGIMAKELAKGRICTVSVEGMTFHSPVKVGDVVCCYGRCMKIGRSSMKLKLEVWVKPVLRENDAQRYCVTEGIFTYVAIDEHGKSRPVPVSA is encoded by the coding sequence ATGATGGTAGATACAAAACGTCACCCCGATGGGGAGTTGTTGCTGAGAACCCTGGCAATGCCAGCCGATACCAACCCCAATGGCGACATCTTTGGTGGCTGGATCATGTCCCAGATGGATATAGGTGGGGGCATTATGGCCAAGGAGCTGGCAAAAGGACGTATTTGTACCGTATCCGTCGAAGGCATGACGTTTCACAGTCCGGTCAAGGTGGGCGATGTGGTCTGCTGCTACGGCCGCTGCATGAAGATCGGCCGCAGCTCCATGAAGCTCAAGCTGGAGGTGTGGGTCAAGCCGGTACTGCGCGAAAACGACGCCCAGCGTTACTGTGTGACCGAGGGGATCTTCACCTATGTCGCCATCGACGAACACGGCAAATCCCGCCCGGTTCCGGTGAGTGCCTGA
- a CDS encoding MOSC N-terminal beta barrel domain-containing protein, whose product MPRLDSIHLYPIKSTAGMPQTRARVTQEGLAGDRRYMVVNPDGTFITARTHPQLQQVVATPVAGGLQLNYPGFEPLSLQESDFSRAPQATGVWGDRFTALHTTPIADSWLSRVAGEPVALLWLGTESDRFREKTGTRVSFADGYPLLLISQASLEDLNLRSDALHQMSQFRTNLVASGTRPFEEDSWVRIRIGEVEFQVAKPCSRCIMTTVEAGTDRFNALKEPLATLTRYRRGEDGEVYFGQNLVALNEGWIEAGSEIEVLERKRPAPYPDGAPKKRELICVAREPLARDLETFWFEAADGEPLPDYLPGQHLPISLDIKHERVQRRYTLSSTPDRPERYSISVKKVGGGRISHWLHQQMQVGNTLLAAVPAGEFHLGAERSLLLLSAGSGVTPMLAMARTLALRGELGDVHFMHLCRSEADIPAASELHAMAQQGMTLTIILSQPDSHWQGQQGRLGDEHLALVKGLAGREVFICGPHGFMADAAAKVAARGVPATRIRQESFGGAILSVARAHQPVQLRIGEREFAGNNQGTILDQASKQGVDLPWSCRAGICGSCKQTLVSGEVDHPDAPAISAAERAEGKILTCCAVPLTNLVIK is encoded by the coding sequence ATGCCAAGGCTAGACAGCATTCACCTCTACCCCATCAAATCGACCGCCGGCATGCCTCAGACACGCGCCCGGGTCACTCAGGAGGGACTCGCAGGGGATCGCCGCTACATGGTGGTCAATCCTGATGGCACCTTCATCACCGCCCGTACCCACCCCCAATTGCAGCAGGTGGTTGCAACTCCAGTTGCAGGCGGCCTGCAACTGAACTATCCGGGGTTCGAGCCTCTCTCCCTGCAAGAGTCCGACTTCAGCCGTGCCCCTCAAGCGACAGGGGTCTGGGGCGACCGCTTCACCGCCCTGCATACCACCCCCATCGCCGACAGCTGGCTGAGCCGGGTCGCTGGCGAACCGGTAGCGCTGCTTTGGCTCGGCACAGAATCCGACCGCTTTCGCGAGAAGACCGGCACCCGGGTCAGCTTTGCCGACGGTTATCCCCTGCTGCTGATAAGTCAGGCCTCCCTTGAGGATCTCAATCTGCGCTCCGATGCGCTGCACCAGATGAGCCAGTTTCGCACCAATCTGGTGGCGAGCGGCACTCGCCCCTTCGAGGAGGACAGCTGGGTGCGCATCCGCATCGGCGAGGTGGAGTTTCAGGTCGCCAAGCCCTGCAGCCGCTGCATTATGACCACAGTGGAAGCGGGCACCGATCGCTTCAATGCCCTCAAAGAGCCGCTGGCGACCCTCACCCGTTACCGCCGCGGCGAGGATGGCGAGGTCTACTTCGGCCAGAACCTGGTGGCCCTCAACGAGGGCTGGATTGAAGCGGGTAGCGAGATCGAGGTACTGGAGCGCAAGCGCCCTGCCCCCTACCCTGACGGCGCACCGAAAAAGCGCGAGCTGATCTGCGTGGCCCGCGAACCGCTGGCGCGGGATCTGGAGACCTTCTGGTTCGAGGCGGCCGATGGCGAGCCACTGCCCGACTACCTGCCGGGCCAGCATCTGCCCATCAGCCTCGATATCAAACACGAGCGGGTTCAGCGCCGCTATACCCTGAGCTCTACGCCGGATCGGCCGGAGCGCTACAGCATCAGCGTCAAGAAGGTAGGGGGTGGTCGCATCTCCCACTGGCTGCACCAGCAGATGCAGGTGGGCAACACCCTGCTGGCCGCAGTGCCGGCTGGCGAGTTTCACCTTGGTGCCGAGCGCTCGCTTCTGCTGCTCTCGGCAGGCTCCGGCGTCACCCCCATGCTGGCGATGGCCCGTACTCTGGCCTTGCGCGGCGAGCTTGGCGATGTCCACTTTATGCACCTGTGCCGCAGCGAGGCGGATATTCCGGCAGCCAGCGAGCTGCACGCCATGGCGCAGCAGGGGATGACCCTCACCATTATCCTGAGCCAGCCGGACAGTCACTGGCAGGGGCAGCAAGGGCGGCTCGGCGATGAGCATCTCGCACTGGTCAAAGGGTTGGCCGGACGGGAGGTGTTTATCTGCGGCCCCCACGGTTTTATGGCCGATGCAGCGGCAAAAGTGGCAGCGCGCGGCGTACCTGCCACACGCATCAGACAGGAGAGCTTTGGCGGCGCCATTCTCTCGGTTGCCCGCGCTCATCAGCCAGTGCAACTGCGCATCGGTGAGCGGGAGTTTGCCGGCAACAATCAGGGCACCATCCTCGATCAGGCCAGCAAGCAGGGGGTAGATCTCCCCTGGAGCTGCCGCGCCGGCATCTGCGGCAGCTGCAAGCAGACGCTGGTATCTGGCGAGGTGGATCACCCCGACGCCCCCGCCATCAGCGCCGCCGAGCGGGCCGAGGGCAAGATCCTCACCTGCTGCGCAGTGCCGCTGACCAACCTCGTCATCAAATAA
- the nifJ gene encoding pyruvate:ferredoxin (flavodoxin) oxidoreductase has translation MKHELIMVDGNEAAARVAYQLSEVCAIYPITPSSTMAELADAWAAEGQTNLWGNIPTVVEMQSEGGAAGTVHGALQAGALATTFTASQGLMLMLPNMYKIAGELTSAVFHVAARSLAAQGLSIFGDHQDVMAARSTGFAMLASGSVQEAQDLALVAHSVTLQCRVPFIHFFDGFRTSHEVNKIVALHKDEIRALIDNDWVRAHRARALNPDHPVMRGTAQNPDTYFQSRESVNPFYEAVPARVQQCMDNLGELTGRHYRLVEYHGAPDATDVIVLMGSGAATARTTVDWLNRQDRKTGVLVIRLYRPFPVQALLDALPQSVRRMAVLDRTKEPGAGGEPLLLDVQSALIDGLQRGLIKRLPWLSGGRYGLSSKEFTPAMCAAVFEELASDAPRPRFTVGIVDDVSGLSLAWHPIGDLEPASRVRALFFGLGADGTVGANKNSIKIIGELEGFHAQGYFVYDSKKSGSRTVSHLRFGPEPIDAPWLIEQASFIGCHQWGFVESVDLLEHAAEGATLLLNAPYEPDRVWAELPERLRARIRALNIQLYCIDGDRVAERNGMGNRINTIMQTCFFALAGILPRDEAIALIKESIEKSYARKGPEVVERNFAAVDDTLAHLHQVAIPAGEEQISDYPLPLAPGGSEFVQRVTGEMLAGRGDLIPVSMLPVDGTYPTATSRFEKRDIAREIPIWHSDICIQCGNCVFVCPHAALRAKFYHQDWLATAPEAAQSVPVTAKGFPDSRYTLQLYPEDCTGCGQCVQACPVRVGADEEHEGERAITMMDKAPHLAGQKQALRWFESLPWPARERVDFSTVRGTQFLEPLFEFSGACAGCGETPYLKLLTQLFGDRMLVANATGCSSIYGGNLPTTPWAKNGEGKGPAWSNSLFEDNAEFGFGFRLTADQHHGQAVAALEAMKGELGAELVDTLISAPQRLESEIRAQRTRVAQVRERLEEVKSGKARELLSLIDQLVRRSVWIIGGDGWAYDIGSSGLDHVLASGRDVNVLVMDTEVYSNTGGQMSKSTPLGAVAKFAAGGKTLAKKDVALQAISYGNVYVARIAFGANPQQALQALREAEAYPGPSLIIAYSHCIAHGIDMEFGLTQQKRAVASGHWPLMRYNPVLRSAGQNPFSLDSLRPSIPLAEYRQEETRYRVLAQSHPEEAERLMQVAQKVAWQKWATYEEMATREASQFHPPV, from the coding sequence ATGAAACATGAACTGATCATGGTTGACGGCAACGAAGCCGCGGCCCGGGTGGCGTACCAGCTGAGCGAAGTGTGTGCCATCTACCCCATCACTCCGAGCTCGACCATGGCCGAACTGGCCGATGCCTGGGCGGCAGAAGGGCAGACCAACCTGTGGGGCAACATCCCCACGGTGGTGGAGATGCAGAGCGAAGGGGGGGCGGCTGGCACGGTACACGGCGCCCTGCAGGCGGGGGCGCTCGCCACCACCTTCACCGCCAGTCAGGGGCTGATGCTGATGCTGCCCAACATGTACAAGATCGCAGGTGAATTGACCTCGGCGGTGTTCCATGTGGCGGCCCGTTCGCTGGCGGCGCAGGGGCTGTCAATTTTTGGCGACCATCAGGATGTGATGGCGGCGCGCAGCACCGGCTTTGCCATGCTCGCCTCCGGCTCGGTGCAGGAGGCGCAGGACCTGGCTTTGGTCGCCCACAGCGTCACCCTGCAGTGCCGGGTGCCCTTTATCCACTTCTTTGACGGGTTCCGTACCTCCCACGAGGTGAACAAGATAGTCGCACTGCACAAAGATGAAATTCGCGCCCTTATCGACAACGACTGGGTACGCGCCCACCGTGCGCGGGCCCTCAACCCGGATCATCCGGTGATGCGCGGCACCGCCCAGAACCCGGATACCTATTTCCAGTCCCGCGAGAGCGTCAACCCCTTCTACGAGGCGGTACCGGCGCGGGTGCAGCAGTGCATGGACAACCTCGGCGAGCTGACCGGTCGTCACTACCGGCTGGTGGAGTATCACGGCGCGCCCGATGCCACCGACGTCATCGTGCTGATGGGCTCGGGGGCGGCCACCGCCCGCACCACCGTGGATTGGCTCAACCGGCAGGATCGCAAGACCGGGGTGCTGGTCATTCGCCTCTATCGCCCCTTCCCGGTACAGGCGCTGCTCGATGCGCTACCGCAGAGCGTGCGGCGCATGGCGGTGCTCGATCGCACCAAGGAGCCGGGGGCGGGTGGTGAGCCACTGCTGCTGGATGTGCAGAGCGCCCTTATCGATGGCTTGCAGCGCGGCCTTATCAAGCGGCTGCCGTGGCTTAGCGGCGGTCGCTATGGCCTCTCTTCCAAAGAGTTCACCCCCGCCATGTGCGCGGCGGTATTCGAGGAGCTGGCATCCGATGCGCCGCGCCCGCGCTTTACCGTGGGGATAGTGGATGACGTGTCGGGCCTCAGTCTGGCCTGGCACCCCATCGGTGATCTGGAGCCTGCCAGCCGGGTGCGGGCACTCTTCTTCGGCCTTGGCGCCGACGGCACCGTGGGCGCCAACAAGAACAGCATCAAGATCATCGGCGAGCTGGAGGGCTTCCACGCCCAGGGCTACTTCGTTTACGACTCCAAGAAGTCGGGCTCGCGTACCGTCTCCCACCTGCGCTTTGGCCCCGAGCCCATCGACGCCCCCTGGCTTATCGAACAGGCGAGCTTTATCGGCTGCCACCAGTGGGGCTTTGTCGAGTCGGTCGATCTGCTGGAGCACGCCGCCGAAGGTGCGACCCTGCTGCTTAATGCTCCCTATGAGCCTGACCGGGTCTGGGCCGAGCTGCCCGAGCGGCTGCGTGCCCGCATTCGCGCCCTCAACATCCAGCTCTACTGCATCGACGGCGATCGGGTCGCCGAGCGCAACGGCATGGGCAATCGCATCAACACCATCATGCAGACCTGCTTCTTCGCCCTGGCCGGTATCTTGCCGCGGGACGAGGCGATTGCGCTGATCAAGGAGAGCATCGAGAAGAGCTATGCCCGCAAGGGGCCAGAAGTGGTCGAGCGCAACTTCGCGGCGGTGGATGACACCCTGGCTCATCTCCATCAGGTGGCGATCCCGGCCGGTGAGGAGCAGATCAGCGACTATCCGCTGCCGCTGGCACCGGGTGGCAGCGAGTTTGTCCAGCGGGTCACCGGCGAGATGCTGGCGGGGCGCGGCGATTTGATCCCAGTCTCCATGTTGCCGGTGGATGGCACTTACCCCACTGCCACCAGCCGCTTCGAGAAGCGCGATATCGCCCGCGAGATCCCGATTTGGCATTCGGATATCTGCATCCAATGCGGCAACTGCGTCTTTGTCTGCCCCCACGCGGCGCTGCGGGCCAAGTTCTACCATCAGGACTGGCTGGCGACTGCCCCCGAGGCGGCGCAGTCGGTGCCCGTCACAGCCAAGGGCTTCCCCGACAGTCGCTACACCTTGCAACTCTATCCGGAAGATTGCACCGGCTGTGGCCAGTGCGTGCAGGCCTGTCCGGTGCGGGTCGGGGCGGATGAGGAACACGAGGGCGAGCGCGCCATCACCATGATGGACAAGGCCCCCCATCTGGCTGGTCAGAAGCAGGCGCTGCGCTGGTTCGAAAGCCTGCCCTGGCCTGCCCGCGAGCGGGTGGATTTCTCCACCGTGCGTGGCACCCAGTTCCTCGAACCCCTGTTCGAGTTCTCCGGTGCCTGCGCCGGTTGTGGCGAGACCCCCTATCTCAAGCTGCTGACCCAGCTGTTTGGCGATCGCATGCTGGTGGCCAACGCCACCGGTTGCTCCTCCATCTATGGCGGCAACCTGCCGACTACCCCGTGGGCCAAGAACGGCGAAGGGAAGGGGCCGGCCTGGTCGAACTCCCTGTTTGAGGACAACGCCGAGTTTGGCTTTGGCTTCCGTCTCACCGCCGATCAGCATCACGGTCAGGCGGTGGCGGCCCTTGAAGCGATGAAAGGGGAGCTGGGCGCCGAGCTGGTCGATACCCTGATCAGCGCCCCGCAGCGGCTGGAGTCGGAGATCCGCGCCCAGCGCACCCGGGTGGCGCAAGTGCGGGAGCGATTGGAAGAGGTGAAATCCGGCAAGGCCCGCGAGCTGCTGTCACTTATCGATCAGCTGGTGCGCCGCTCGGTCTGGATCATCGGCGGCGATGGCTGGGCCTATGACATCGGCTCATCGGGGCTCGACCATGTGCTCGCCTCCGGCCGCGATGTGAACGTGTTGGTGATGGATACCGAGGTCTACTCCAACACCGGTGGGCAGATGTCGAAATCGACCCCGCTCGGTGCCGTCGCCAAGTTCGCGGCGGGGGGCAAGACGCTGGCCAAGAAGGATGTGGCGTTGCAGGCCATCTCCTACGGCAACGTCTATGTTGCCCGCATCGCCTTTGGTGCCAACCCGCAGCAGGCGCTGCAGGCCTTGCGTGAGGCGGAGGCCTATCCGGGCCCGTCGCTTATCATCGCCTACAGCCACTGTATCGCCCACGGTATCGATATGGAGTTTGGCCTGACCCAGCAAAAACGCGCGGTGGCCTCCGGTCACTGGCCGCTGATGCGCTACAACCCGGTATTGCGCAGTGCGGGGCAGAACCCCTTCAGCCTCGACAGCCTGCGCCCCTCCATTCCCCTTGCTGAATATCGGCAGGAGGAGACCCGTTATCGGGTGCTGGCCCAGAGCCATCCGGAGGAGGCCGAGCGGCTGATGCAGGTGGCGCAAAAAGTGGCGTGGCAGAAGTGGGCCACCTACGAGGAGATGGCCACCCGCGAGGCCAGCCAGTTCCATCCGCCGGTGTGA
- a CDS encoding SDR family oxidoreductase: MTEQHFAGTIGILGAGWLGLPLARALQAAGKQVSVTVSSAEKAARLQGEGIAAHPLTISAHMSDAWPIPCESLVICVPPSKTDDYPQAVAKACALAKASGTRRVLFVSATSVWGAGQQEGEQPKPRHARGERMLAAEQAVLAAGFEVVMIVRPSGLYGPDRHPGRFLAGKTLDGGAQSVNLVHLDDVVAACILLLERGKDGDVFNLSAPVHPRREQFYPFAARQQGLPVPVFIEPAGEFQPIDGQLICQQMGFNYRWPDPAHWFAELAASGN, translated from the coding sequence ATGACAGAGCAACATTTCGCCGGGACGATCGGCATTCTGGGGGCGGGGTGGCTCGGGCTGCCGCTGGCGCGGGCCCTGCAGGCGGCAGGCAAGCAGGTGTCGGTGACGGTCAGTAGCGCCGAGAAGGCGGCCCGTCTGCAGGGGGAGGGGATCGCTGCTCATCCGCTGACGATCTCTGCCCATATGTCGGATGCGTGGCCCATCCCCTGCGAATCGTTGGTTATCTGCGTACCGCCCAGCAAGACCGATGACTATCCGCAGGCGGTGGCAAAAGCCTGCGCGCTTGCCAAAGCGAGTGGTACCCGGCGGGTACTGTTTGTCAGCGCCACCTCGGTATGGGGAGCGGGGCAGCAGGAGGGTGAACAGCCCAAACCCCGCCATGCCCGTGGCGAGCGGATGCTGGCGGCGGAGCAGGCGGTGCTGGCGGCCGGTTTCGAGGTGGTGATGATAGTGCGCCCCTCCGGCCTTTATGGCCCGGATCGCCATCCCGGCCGTTTCCTGGCGGGCAAGACCCTGGATGGCGGCGCCCAGTCGGTCAATCTGGTCCATCTGGACGATGTGGTGGCGGCCTGCATCTTGCTGCTGGAGCGGGGCAAGGACGGGGATGTCTTCAACCTGAGTGCGCCGGTGCATCCGCGACGTGAGCAGTTCTACCCCTTTGCGGCGCGCCAGCAGGGGCTGCCCGTGCCGGTCTTTATCGAGCCTGCCGGTGAATTTCAGCCCATCGACGGTCAGCTGATTTGTCAGCAGATGGGATTCAACTATCGCTGGCCCGATCCGGCCCACTGGTTTGCCGAGCTCGCCGCCTCGGGCAATTGA
- a CDS encoding NAD(P)-binding protein → MSKQLDMTPLPDLSLKTGTGPVRTRLPVWRPALPPCNHACPAGENIQAWLSLAQAGRFEAAWQTLIEENPLPAIHGRVCYHPCESACNRGQVDESVSIHAIERFLGDEALARGWQPAPPAPASGKKVLVIGAGPSGLSCAWHLNRLGHQVEIREAGPLAGGMLRFGIPAYRLPRDVLDREVARIVAAGVTLTLNHKVEDVLRERDEGGFDAVFMAIGAHLAKRVDIPAREAGKILDAVSFLEQASLAEEKGLPPPKLGRRVAIYGGGNTAMDAARTARRLGVEEAMIIYRRDRDHMPAHAFEADEAEEEGIKINWLRTIRQLDNTNIEVEVMALDAEGKPVPTGKFETLEADSLILALGQEVDLSVLESIPGVRVNKEGVVQVGENLMTDVPGLFAGGDMVPSERTVTIATGHGKKAARHMDAWLRGRHYHKPLSYPLVGPEQLQLWFQTHAPASSQPVKPPSARDDFGEIIGGLDEVAARYEAARCYSCGNCFECDGCYGSCPEQAIAKLGPGLGYQVDAERCTGCGACHDQCPCHAIELRQPEESQ, encoded by the coding sequence ATGAGCAAACAACTGGACATGACCCCATTGCCGGATCTCTCCCTGAAAACGGGAACAGGCCCGGTGCGTACCCGGCTACCCGTCTGGCGGCCGGCCCTGCCACCCTGCAATCACGCATGCCCGGCCGGAGAAAATATCCAGGCCTGGCTCTCTTTGGCGCAGGCCGGTCGCTTTGAAGCGGCCTGGCAGACCCTGATCGAAGAGAACCCCTTGCCCGCCATTCATGGCCGGGTCTGCTATCACCCCTGCGAGAGCGCCTGCAACCGCGGGCAGGTGGATGAATCCGTCTCTATCCATGCCATCGAACGCTTCCTCGGCGACGAAGCGCTGGCCCGCGGTTGGCAGCCCGCGCCACCTGCCCCTGCCAGCGGCAAGAAGGTGCTGGTGATCGGCGCCGGCCCCTCAGGTCTCTCCTGCGCCTGGCACCTCAACCGGCTTGGCCATCAGGTGGAGATCCGCGAAGCGGGACCGCTGGCGGGCGGCATGCTGCGCTTTGGTATTCCCGCTTACCGTCTGCCCCGCGATGTGCTGGATCGGGAGGTGGCCCGCATCGTGGCGGCCGGGGTGACCCTCACTCTTAATCACAAGGTGGAGGATGTGCTGCGCGAGCGCGACGAGGGGGGCTTTGACGCCGTCTTTATGGCCATCGGCGCCCATCTGGCCAAGCGGGTCGATATTCCGGCCCGGGAGGCGGGCAAGATCCTCGATGCGGTGAGTTTCCTCGAACAGGCCAGTCTTGCCGAAGAGAAAGGATTGCCGCCGCCAAAACTGGGACGGCGGGTAGCCATCTACGGCGGCGGCAACACCGCCATGGACGCGGCCCGTACCGCCCGCCGCCTCGGTGTGGAAGAGGCGATGATCATCTACCGCCGCGACCGGGACCATATGCCCGCCCACGCCTTCGAGGCCGACGAGGCCGAGGAGGAGGGGATCAAGATCAACTGGCTGCGCACCATCCGCCAGCTCGATAACACCAATATCGAAGTGGAGGTGATGGCGCTGGATGCCGAGGGCAAACCGGTGCCCACCGGCAAGTTTGAAACCCTTGAAGCGGACTCCCTGATCCTGGCGCTCGGTCAGGAAGTTGATTTGAGCGTGCTGGAAAGCATCCCCGGCGTGCGGGTCAACAAGGAGGGGGTGGTGCAGGTTGGCGAAAACCTGATGACGGATGTGCCGGGTCTGTTTGCAGGCGGCGATATGGTGCCCTCCGAGCGCACCGTCACCATCGCCACCGGCCACGGCAAGAAGGCTGCGCGCCACATGGATGCCTGGCTGCGCGGTCGCCACTATCACAAACCGCTCTCCTACCCGCTGGTGGGGCCGGAGCAGTTGCAGCTCTGGTTCCAGACCCACGCCCCGGCCAGCAGCCAGCCGGTCAAACCTCCCTCGGCGCGGGACGACTTTGGCGAGATCATCGGCGGGCTGGATGAGGTGGCCGCCCGCTACGAGGCGGCGCGCTGCTACTCCTGCGGCAACTGCTTTGAGTGCGACGGCTGCTATGGCAGCTGCCCCGAGCAGGCCATCGCCAAGCTGGGGCCTGGTCTGGGGTATCAGGTAGATGCCGAGCGCTGCACCGGCTGCGGTGCCTGCCACGACCAGTGTCCCTGCCACGCCATCGAGCTGCGCCAACCGGAGGAGTCCCAATGA
- a CDS encoding endonuclease/exonuclease/phosphatase family protein: MKNSYRILGTSLLTLGLVGCFEVPDQNHLVTADGIVPGIDCQRPPLVALATTALPREFGITVWNLYKGQRKNWREGMDSYAKGQDLVLLQESATRPEMLDWLRAGDFQWQQLQAFTQGGVSFGVMTVAKTPQAFVCGVRSPEPLLRIPKSGLVSLYPLQGDPDGVLVINLHAVNFELGMATFREQLNDLTALVRRHQGPVILAGDFNTWSDKRQFWLSKLVEELGLQEAVPVPDLRRTAFGRPLDHLYYRNLDLVEVSSPATDSSDHNPIIARFAAQSLTP, encoded by the coding sequence ATGAAAAATAGTTATCGCATTCTTGGCACCTCCCTGCTGACCCTAGGGTTGGTAGGCTGTTTCGAGGTGCCGGATCAGAACCATCTGGTCACGGCCGATGGGATTGTGCCGGGTATCGACTGCCAGCGTCCGCCGCTGGTGGCGCTGGCGACCACGGCGCTGCCCCGTGAATTCGGCATCACGGTCTGGAACCTCTACAAGGGACAGCGCAAGAACTGGCGCGAGGGGATGGACAGCTACGCCAAGGGGCAGGATCTGGTGCTGCTGCAAGAGTCGGCCACCCGTCCCGAGATGCTCGACTGGCTGCGCGCCGGTGATTTCCAGTGGCAACAGCTGCAGGCCTTCACCCAGGGCGGCGTGTCGTTCGGGGTGATGACGGTGGCCAAGACCCCGCAGGCGTTCGTCTGTGGCGTGCGCTCCCCCGAACCCTTGCTGCGCATCCCCAAATCCGGGCTGGTAAGCCTCTATCCGTTGCAGGGCGATCCTGACGGCGTGCTGGTGATCAACCTCCATGCGGTCAACTTCGAACTGGGGATGGCCACCTTCCGCGAGCAGCTCAATGATTTGACCGCGCTGGTGCGCCGCCATCAGGGGCCGGTGATCCTGGCCGGTGATTTCAACACCTGGAGCGACAAACGCCAGTTCTGGCTGAGCAAGCTGGTTGAAGAGCTGGGTCTGCAGGAGGCCGTGCCGGTGCCTGACTTGCGCCGTACCGCTTTCGGTCGCCCGCTGGATCACCTCTACTACCGCAATCTGGATCTGGTCGAGGTGAGTTCACCGGCGACCGACAGCTCCGATCACAACCCCATCATTGCGCGCTTTGCTGCCCAGTCGCTGACGCCGTAA
- a CDS encoding GrxA family glutaredoxin — MFAVIFGRPGCPYCVRAKQIAEQLVEQRDDFKFRYVDIHAEGITKEDLAKSAGKPVNTVPQIFLDEQHIGGCTDFEAYAKEHLGLYQQ; from the coding sequence ATGTTTGCAGTGATTTTTGGTCGCCCCGGCTGCCCCTATTGCGTTCGTGCCAAGCAGATTGCCGAGCAGCTGGTTGAACAGCGCGATGATTTCAAATTCCGCTACGTCGATATCCACGCCGAAGGCATCACCAAAGAAGATCTGGCCAAGAGCGCCGGCAAGCCGGTCAACACAGTGCCGCAGATCTTCCTGGACGAGCAGCACATCGGTGGCTGCACCGATTTCGAAGCCTACGCCAAAGAGCATCTGGGCCTCTATCAGCAGTAA